A region of Streptomyces sp. WMMC500 DNA encodes the following proteins:
- a CDS encoding bifunctional 3,4-dihydroxy-2-butanone-4-phosphate synthase/GTP cyclohydrolase II: MTALQTWQPARDAEDLRLDPVELAIEEIAAGRPVVVVDDEDRENEGDLVVAAELITPATVAFMMRECSGLICMPMEGEALDRLGIPQMAERNTESMRTAFTVTVDASAAHGVSTGVSASDRATTIRLLTDPAAVATDFVRPGHIFPLRAREGGVLVRNGHTEAGVDLARLAGLRPAAAIVEIAGEDGEMLRLPQLVPFARRHGFAIISIADLIDHRRANEPTQAVIEPPAGPAAAVVPAVHADAPAVHREAATRLPTAYGDFTAYGYRSAADGVEHIALVMGDVTRDDLGEGVLVRLHSECLTGDVFGSQRCDCGPQLHASLRRVAAEGRGVVIYLRGHEGRGIGLLSKLRAYELQERGRDTLDANLELGLPADARDYAAGARMLADLGVTSVRLMTNNPEKVDALLRHGLAVTRREPTPVEAGEHNLRYLRTKRDRMGHQLPWLDGAPVAVCSNQ; encoded by the coding sequence ATGACCGCCCTGCAGACCTGGCAGCCCGCCCGGGACGCGGAGGACCTCCGCCTCGACCCAGTCGAGCTGGCGATAGAGGAGATCGCCGCCGGCCGGCCCGTGGTCGTCGTGGACGACGAGGACCGGGAGAACGAGGGCGACCTCGTCGTCGCCGCCGAGCTGATCACGCCCGCCACCGTGGCGTTCATGATGCGCGAGTGCAGCGGCCTGATCTGCATGCCGATGGAGGGCGAGGCGCTGGACCGCCTCGGCATCCCGCAGATGGCCGAGCGGAACACGGAGTCCATGCGCACCGCCTTCACCGTCACCGTGGACGCCTCCGCCGCACACGGCGTCAGCACCGGCGTCTCCGCCTCGGACCGGGCGACCACGATCCGGCTGCTCACCGACCCCGCCGCCGTCGCCACGGACTTCGTCCGCCCCGGGCACATCTTCCCGCTGCGCGCCCGCGAGGGCGGCGTGCTCGTCCGCAACGGGCACACCGAGGCCGGCGTGGACCTCGCCCGGCTCGCCGGGCTGCGGCCGGCCGCCGCGATCGTGGAGATCGCCGGTGAGGACGGCGAGATGCTGCGGCTGCCGCAGCTCGTGCCGTTCGCCCGCAGGCACGGCTTCGCGATCATCTCCATCGCCGACCTCATCGACCACCGCCGCGCCAACGAGCCCACCCAGGCCGTCATCGAGCCGCCCGCCGGCCCGGCCGCCGCCGTCGTCCCCGCCGTGCACGCCGACGCCCCCGCCGTGCACCGCGAGGCCGCGACCCGGCTGCCCACCGCCTACGGCGACTTCACCGCGTACGGCTACCGCTCGGCCGCGGACGGCGTCGAACACATCGCCCTGGTCATGGGCGACGTCACCCGGGACGACCTCGGCGAGGGAGTGCTCGTACGCCTCCACTCCGAGTGCCTGACCGGCGACGTCTTCGGCTCCCAGCGCTGCGACTGCGGCCCCCAGCTCCACGCCTCGCTGCGCCGCGTGGCCGCCGAGGGCCGCGGCGTCGTGATCTACCTGCGCGGGCACGAGGGCCGCGGCATCGGCCTGCTGTCCAAGCTGCGCGCGTACGAGCTCCAGGAGCGCGGCCGCGACACCCTCGACGCCAACCTGGAGCTGGGCCTGCCCGCCGACGCCCGCGACTACGCCGCGGGCGCGCGCATGCTCGCCGACCTCGGCGTCACCTCGGTGCGGCTGATGACCAACAACCCGGAGAAGGTCGACGCCCTGCTGCGGCACGGCCTGGCCGTCACCCGGCGCGAGCCCACCCCGGTCGAGGCCGGCGAGCACAATCTGCGCTACCTGCGCACCAAGCGCGACCGCATGGGCCACCAGTTGCCGTGGCTGGACGGCGCGCCCGTCGCGGTGTGCAGCAACCAGTGA
- the ribD gene encoding bifunctional diaminohydroxyphosphoribosylaminopyrimidine deaminase/5-amino-6-(5-phosphoribosylamino)uracil reductase RibD produces the protein MRRAIALASRALGDTSPNPVVGCVILDAAGQPAGEGHHARAGGPHAEVAALADAGERARGGTAVVTLEPCSHTGRTGPCVRALADAGVARVVYAVADPTPAAGGGAAALAAAGIEVEGGLLADEAAAGNEPWLTSALRGRPYVLWKYAATLDGRSAAADGTSRWITSPAARADVHRLRAEADAVVVGSGTLRADDPQLAVRGPRAEAGATQPLRVVADTEGTALTPGARILDGAAPTLVAVAADAAMDRLTAVLGAAAARGGHRAEVVRLPRAAGGRGLDVAALLAALYGRDVRSVLLEGGPTLAGAFLAAGVVDRVVCYLAPVLLGAGPAALADAGIGTIGEALRLDVTAVDHLGPDLRLTAVPGPAPEPPATKES, from the coding sequence ATGCGCCGCGCCATCGCGCTCGCCTCCCGGGCGCTCGGCGACACCAGCCCCAACCCGGTCGTCGGCTGCGTGATCCTCGACGCCGCGGGCCAACCGGCCGGCGAGGGACACCACGCCCGCGCCGGCGGCCCGCACGCCGAGGTCGCCGCGCTCGCCGACGCGGGGGAGCGGGCCCGCGGCGGCACCGCCGTCGTCACCCTCGAGCCCTGCAGCCACACCGGCCGCACCGGCCCCTGCGTCCGCGCCCTGGCCGACGCCGGCGTCGCCCGCGTCGTCTACGCCGTCGCCGACCCCACCCCCGCGGCCGGCGGCGGGGCCGCCGCGCTCGCCGCCGCCGGCATCGAGGTCGAGGGCGGCCTGCTCGCCGACGAGGCCGCCGCCGGGAACGAGCCGTGGCTGACCTCCGCGCTGCGCGGCCGCCCCTACGTGCTGTGGAAGTACGCCGCCACGCTGGACGGCCGCAGCGCCGCCGCCGACGGCACCAGCCGCTGGATCACCTCGCCCGCCGCCCGCGCCGACGTCCACCGGCTGCGCGCCGAGGCCGACGCCGTCGTCGTCGGCTCCGGCACCCTGCGTGCCGACGACCCCCAGCTCGCCGTCCGCGGACCCCGCGCCGAGGCAGGCGCCACCCAGCCGCTGCGCGTCGTCGCCGACACCGAGGGCACCGCGCTCACCCCCGGCGCCCGGATCCTCGACGGCGCCGCGCCCACCCTCGTGGCCGTGGCCGCCGACGCCGCCATGGACCGCCTCACCGCCGTCCTCGGCGCCGCCGCCGCCCGCGGCGGCCACCGCGCCGAGGTGGTGCGCCTGCCGCGCGCCGCCGGCGGCCGCGGCCTCGACGTCGCCGCGCTGCTCGCCGCGCTGTACGGGCGGGACGTGCGCTCCGTACTGCTGGAGGGCGGCCCGACGCTCGCCGGGGCGTTCCTCGCCGCCGGCGTCGTCGACCGGGTCGTCTGCTACCTCGCCCCCGTCCTGCTGGGCGCCGGGCCCGCCGCGCTCGCCGACGCCGGAATCGGAACGATCGGCGAGGCGTTGCGCCTCGACGTGACCGCCGTCGATCACCTCGGCCCCGACCTGCGGCTGACCGCCGTGCCGGGACCCGCCCCAGAGCCGCCCGCCACCAAGGAGAGCTGA
- a CDS encoding phosphoribosyl-ATP diphosphatase produces MGSKTFEELFAELQRKAATGDPATSGTARLVEQGVHAIGKKVVEEAAEVWMAAEHEGEDRTAEEISQLLYHLQVMMVARGISLDDVYAHL; encoded by the coding sequence ATGGGCAGCAAGACATTCGAGGAGCTCTTCGCCGAGCTCCAGCGGAAGGCCGCCACCGGCGACCCCGCCACCTCCGGCACCGCCCGGCTCGTCGAGCAGGGCGTGCACGCCATCGGCAAGAAGGTCGTCGAGGAGGCGGCGGAGGTCTGGATGGCCGCCGAGCACGAGGGCGAGGACCGCACCGCGGAGGAGATCTCCCAACTCCTCTACCACCTGCAGGTGATGATGGTCGCCCGGGGCATCTCCCTGGACGACGTCTACGCCCACCTCTGA
- a CDS encoding riboflavin synthase encodes MFTGIVEELGEVVAVEELPDAARFRLRGPVVTEGARHGDSVAVNGVCLTVVDQEGPEFTADVMAETLNRSSLGGLGPGDRVNLERPTAVGGRLGGHLVQGHVDGTGEIMERKTSDNWEIVTVSLPDALTRYVVEKGSITVDGVSLTVVDAGPDFFTVSLIPTTLALTTLGLKQPGDKVNLEVDVVAKYVERLLAPHAARAGGARE; translated from the coding sequence TTGTTCACCGGAATCGTTGAAGAGCTCGGCGAGGTCGTCGCCGTCGAGGAGCTGCCGGACGCCGCCCGCTTCCGGCTGCGCGGCCCCGTCGTCACCGAGGGCGCCCGGCACGGCGACTCCGTCGCCGTCAACGGCGTCTGCCTGACCGTCGTCGACCAGGAGGGACCGGAGTTCACCGCCGACGTGATGGCCGAGACGCTGAACCGCTCCAGCCTCGGCGGGCTCGGCCCGGGCGACCGGGTCAACCTGGAGCGCCCCACCGCCGTCGGCGGTCGTCTCGGCGGGCACCTGGTGCAGGGCCACGTCGACGGCACCGGCGAGATCATGGAGCGCAAGACCTCCGACAACTGGGAGATCGTCACCGTCTCGCTGCCGGACGCCCTCACCCGCTACGTCGTGGAGAAGGGCTCCATCACCGTCGACGGCGTCAGCCTCACCGTCGTGGACGCCGGCCCCGACTTCTTCACCGTCAGCCTCATCCCCACCACGCTCGCGCTGACCACCCTCGGCCTCAAACAGCCCGGCGACAAGGTCAACCTGGAGGTCGACGTCGTCGCCAAGTACGTCGAGCGGCTGCTCGCCCCGCACGCCGCCCGCGCCGGGGGAGCGCGGGAGTGA
- a CDS encoding PH domain-containing protein: MTAADLPVVFRPRRTRVVLVTAGLAIFATLTAIGMTLSLSAGERISFVVVGLFFLGGLLVLGRPKVVADDDGVTVTNLTHSRRLAWAEILGVNLRPGDPWVSLDLADGTSLPAMGIQPGIAREQAEQDARALAGMAAERGTGASGA, from the coding sequence GTGACCGCCGCCGACCTGCCGGTCGTCTTCCGGCCGCGCCGCACCCGGGTGGTGCTCGTCACCGCCGGCCTCGCCATCTTCGCCACGCTCACGGCGATCGGCATGACGCTGAGCCTGAGCGCGGGGGAGCGGATCAGCTTCGTCGTGGTCGGGCTCTTCTTCCTCGGCGGGCTGCTCGTGCTCGGCCGGCCCAAGGTGGTCGCGGACGACGACGGCGTCACCGTGACCAACCTGACCCACAGCCGGCGCCTGGCCTGGGCCGAGATCCTCGGCGTCAACCTGCGGCCCGGCGACCCGTGGGTCTCTCTCGACCTCGCCGACGGCACGAGCCTGCCGGCCATGGGCATCCAGCCGGGCATCGCCCGGGAGCAGGCCGAGCAGGACGCGCGCGCGCTCGCCGGGATGGCCGCGGAGCGCGGCACGGGCGCGTCCGGCGCCTGA
- a CDS encoding nicotinamide mononucleotide transporter family protein — MNALDSLNGVAFSVFGEDIKWADMTGNVLGLTALALGWRRSVAVWPAQALSGAVLVVAYASAGLTGGVGKQLLVVGVSAWGWTQWARGRRESGAIQVRFATWTERAWLVAATAAGTTAVALLFLAVPSLSWNPWPDAYLFTGSVAAMVAMARGWVEFWFAWLAVDAVGVPLAYSGDLKFSALVYVVYGVVVLLGLRAWWTASRRTAPPAAGRPEALEGATA; from the coding sequence GTGAACGCCCTGGACTCCCTCAACGGGGTGGCCTTCTCGGTGTTCGGCGAGGACATCAAGTGGGCCGACATGACCGGCAACGTGCTGGGCCTCACGGCCCTGGCCCTCGGCTGGCGCCGCTCCGTGGCGGTCTGGCCGGCCCAGGCGCTCTCCGGCGCGGTGCTCGTCGTCGCCTACGCCTCCGCCGGCCTCACCGGCGGCGTCGGCAAGCAACTGCTGGTCGTCGGCGTCTCGGCGTGGGGCTGGACGCAGTGGGCGCGCGGCCGGCGCGAGAGCGGGGCGATACAGGTGCGCTTCGCCACCTGGACCGAGCGCGCCTGGCTCGTCGCCGCCACCGCGGCCGGCACCACCGCCGTCGCGCTGCTCTTCCTGGCCGTCCCGTCGCTGTCCTGGAACCCCTGGCCCGACGCCTACCTGTTCACCGGCTCTGTCGCCGCCATGGTCGCCATGGCCCGCGGCTGGGTCGAGTTCTGGTTCGCCTGGCTCGCCGTCGACGCCGTCGGCGTCCCCCTCGCGTACTCCGGCGACCTGAAGTTCTCCGCCCTCGTGTACGTCGTCTACGGCGTCGTCGTCCTCCTCGGCCTGCGCGCCTGGTGGACCGCGAGCCGGCGCACCGCCCCTCCCGCCGCCGGGCGGCCGGAGGCACTGGAAGGAGCCACCGCATGA
- the ribH gene encoding 6,7-dimethyl-8-ribityllumazine synthase, whose amino-acid sequence MSGKGAPELTVKNCEDLRVAVVAALWHEQVMDGLVDGALRALGELGIAEPTLLRVPGSFELPVAAKAMADRGYDAVVALGVVIRGGTPHFDYVCQGVTEGLTRVGVETGVPVGFGVLTCDTEEQALARAGLADSVEDKGHEAVTAAVATAAALRTVAEPWR is encoded by the coding sequence GTGAGCGGCAAGGGCGCACCCGAACTGACCGTGAAGAACTGCGAGGACCTGCGGGTCGCCGTCGTCGCCGCGCTCTGGCACGAGCAGGTGATGGACGGCCTCGTCGACGGCGCCCTGCGCGCCCTCGGCGAGCTGGGCATCGCCGAGCCCACCCTGCTGCGGGTGCCCGGCAGCTTCGAGCTGCCGGTGGCCGCCAAGGCGATGGCCGACCGCGGCTACGACGCCGTCGTCGCCCTCGGCGTCGTCATCCGCGGCGGCACGCCCCACTTCGACTACGTGTGCCAGGGCGTCACCGAGGGCCTGACCCGGGTCGGCGTGGAGACCGGCGTGCCCGTCGGCTTCGGCGTGCTCACCTGCGACACCGAGGAGCAGGCGCTCGCCCGCGCCGGGCTCGCGGACTCCGTGGAGGACAAGGGCCACGAGGCGGTCACCGCCGCCGTCGCCACCGCCGCGGCACTGCGCACGGTCGCCGAGCCCTGGCGCTGA
- the hisG gene encoding ATP phosphoribosyltransferase: MLRIAVPNKGSLAEPASAMLHEAGYRQRTDRHELVLTDSDNDVEFFFLRPRDIAVYVGSGRLDIGITGRDLLLDSGAGAEEIMQLGFGASTFRYATRPGTAAGVADFAGKTVATSFSGLVAKHLADHGVDADVVHLDGAVETAIKLGVAEIIADVVETGTTLRQAGLEIIDEPILTSEAIVVRGTGSPREEPKVRQFLRRMQGVLVARRYVMMDYDIRAEHLEQAVALTPGLESPTVSPLHHEGWVAVRSMVPTADAQRIMDELYELGARAILTTTIHACRL, translated from the coding sequence ATGCTGCGCATCGCCGTCCCCAACAAGGGTTCCCTCGCCGAGCCTGCGTCGGCGATGCTCCATGAGGCCGGCTACCGGCAGCGCACGGACCGCCACGAACTGGTGCTCACCGACTCCGACAACGACGTCGAGTTCTTCTTCCTGCGCCCCCGCGACATCGCCGTCTACGTCGGCTCGGGCCGCCTCGACATCGGCATCACCGGCCGCGACCTGCTGCTCGACTCCGGCGCCGGCGCCGAGGAGATCATGCAGCTCGGCTTCGGCGCCTCCACCTTCCGCTACGCCACCCGCCCCGGCACCGCCGCCGGCGTCGCCGACTTCGCCGGCAAGACCGTGGCCACGTCCTTCTCCGGGCTGGTCGCCAAGCACCTGGCGGACCACGGTGTCGACGCGGACGTCGTGCACCTCGACGGCGCCGTGGAGACCGCGATCAAGCTCGGCGTGGCCGAGATCATCGCCGACGTCGTCGAGACCGGCACCACGCTCCGGCAGGCCGGTCTGGAGATCATCGACGAGCCGATCCTCACCTCCGAGGCGATCGTCGTCCGCGGCACCGGCTCGCCGCGGGAGGAGCCGAAGGTACGGCAGTTCCTGCGCCGGATGCAGGGCGTCCTCGTCGCCCGGCGGTACGTGATGATGGACTACGACATCCGCGCCGAGCACCTGGAACAGGCCGTCGCCCTCACCCCGGGCCTGGAGTCCCCGACCGTCTCCCCGCTGCACCACGAGGGGTGGGTGGCCGTCCGCTCGATGGTGCCCACCGCGGACGCCCAGCGGATCATGGACGAGCTGTACGAGCTGGGGGCGCGGGCCATCCTCACCACGACGATCCACGCCTGCCGCCTGTGA